A window from Thiomonas sp. FB-Cd encodes these proteins:
- a CDS encoding thioredoxin family protein encodes MITIKILGTGCANCKATQKLVEDVIKARGVQAQVEKVEDIPSIMKYGVMSTPGVVIDGKVVHAGGIPSRAQVEQWISA; translated from the coding sequence ATGATCACCATCAAAATTCTCGGCACCGGCTGTGCCAACTGCAAGGCCACGCAAAAGCTCGTTGAAGACGTCATCAAAGCCAGGGGCGTACAGGCCCAGGTTGAGAAGGTCGAGGACATCCCCTCGATCATGAAGTACGGCGTGATGAGCACGCCTGGAGTGGTCATCGATGGTAAGGTCGTGCACGCTGGCGGCATTCCCAGCCGCGCGCAGGTCGAACAGTGGATCAGCGCCTGA
- a CDS encoding heme-binding protein: MRKPMIVALSLLAAVYGTSAHAESPAATWTQKIITPEIALKAAQTAKAECQTRGWQVAVAVTDPSGLPLVVVRDRYAGWHTLAAAEGKARTAASWRESTSTVAARVNKPGSAEQAIKNLPGVVMVGGGMPIEAAGQLVGAIGVSGAPGGDSDDICAKAGLAGVEDDLAF; the protein is encoded by the coding sequence ATGCGTAAGCCAATGATTGTGGCCTTGTCCTTGCTTGCGGCCGTGTACGGCACATCGGCCCATGCCGAAAGCCCAGCCGCCACCTGGACGCAGAAAATCATCACGCCGGAGATTGCGCTCAAAGCTGCGCAGACGGCGAAGGCCGAGTGCCAGACGCGCGGCTGGCAGGTGGCGGTGGCGGTCACCGACCCCTCGGGCCTCCCGTTGGTCGTGGTGCGCGACCGCTACGCCGGCTGGCATACCCTGGCTGCGGCCGAAGGCAAGGCTCGGACCGCAGCGAGCTGGCGCGAGTCCACAAGCACTGTTGCCGCGCGGGTGAACAAACCCGGCTCGGCCGAACAGGCGATCAAGAACCTGCCCGGCGTGGTCATGGTCGGCGGCGGCATGCCGATCGAAGCTGCCGGCCAGTTGGTTGGCGCTATCGGCGTGTCGGGTGCACCGGGTGGGGACAGCGACGACATCTGCGCCAAGGCTGGATTGGCAGGCGTCGAAGATGACCTCGCGTTCTGA
- a CDS encoding DUF2892 domain-containing protein, producing MTTNRMVSIMAGFMVLLSLMLAQITGQIDLLHPTWLWLTGFVGLNVFQMGFTGFCPAAKVFKALGFRDATNASSAMASDKSCC from the coding sequence ATGACCACCAATCGCATGGTGAGCATCATGGCCGGGTTCATGGTTCTGCTCAGCCTGATGCTGGCGCAGATCACCGGCCAGATCGACCTGTTGCACCCCACCTGGCTGTGGCTCACGGGCTTCGTCGGCCTGAACGTGTTCCAGATGGGTTTCACCGGCTTTTGTCCCGCGGCCAAGGTGTTCAAGGCACTGGGCTTCAGAGACGCCACCAATGCCAGTAGCGCCATGGCTTCAGACAAGAGCTGCTGCTGA